In the Ruminococcus sp. OA3 genome, one interval contains:
- a CDS encoding TetR family transcriptional regulator, whose product MPKGSEELTNARKEEIINACASLYETMGFKDITIRDIGAKTSFTRTSIYNYFQTKEEIFLALLEREHRLWIADLKEIARTNSSLSVDGFADKLARTLEKRGCMLKLMCMNLYDMEGNSRIENLVSFKKEYANALRAISCCLEKFFPSMGVNDIQEFLYALFPFLFGIYPYTSHTEKQMEAMRLAHVDYVHCTIYELTKLFVVKILRPFEG is encoded by the coding sequence ATGCCAAAAGGCTCAGAAGAATTAACAAATGCAAGAAAAGAAGAGATTATTAATGCCTGTGCTTCTCTTTATGAGACGATGGGATTCAAAGATATTACAATTCGGGACATCGGTGCCAAGACCTCGTTTACCCGTACTTCCATCTATAATTATTTTCAGACAAAAGAAGAAATTTTTTTGGCGCTGCTGGAACGGGAACACAGATTATGGATTGCGGATTTAAAAGAAATTGCCCGAACAAATAGTTCCTTATCTGTCGATGGCTTTGCGGATAAACTGGCACGCACATTGGAAAAGAGGGGATGCATGCTTAAGCTGATGTGCATGAATCTCTACGATATGGAAGGGAACAGCCGGATTGAAAATCTGGTATCGTTTAAAAAGGAGTATGCAAATGCTTTAAGGGCGATCAGCTGCTGTCTGGAAAAGTTTTTTCCATCTATGGGAGTGAATGATATTCAAGAGTTCCTCTATGCCCTTTTCCCGTTTTTGTTTGGGATTTATCCCTATACTTCCCATACAGAAAAGCAGATGGAGGCTATGCGGCTGGCTCATGTGGACTATGTACACTGCACTATTTATGAGCTTACGAAGCTCTTTGTTGTAAAAATCCTGCGACCCTTTGAGGGATAA
- a CDS encoding flavodoxin, producing MDKKILIAYFSASGVTARVAKEMAEAIGADLYEIAPVQPYSSADLDWMDKKSRSTVEMNDPDCRPAIAKPVQDMNQYDTVMIGFPVWWYVEPRIVDTFLESYDFSGKTLIAFATSGGSGIGKAEDSMKAHCPDANWAKGKLLNGSDAAKWAKRILNS from the coding sequence ATGGATAAGAAAATATTAATCGCATATTTTTCAGCAAGCGGTGTAACTGCCCGTGTAGCAAAAGAAATGGCGGAGGCGATAGGAGCGGATCTTTATGAGATTGCTCCGGTGCAGCCTTATAGCTCCGCTGATTTGGACTGGATGGACAAAAAAAGCCGCAGCACAGTGGAAATGAATGATCCAGACTGCCGTCCAGCCATTGCAAAACCTGTGCAGGACATGAATCAGTATGACACAGTCATGATTGGTTTCCCTGTATGGTGGTATGTAGAACCCCGTATTGTAGATACGTTCCTTGAAAGCTACGACTTTTCAGGAAAAACATTAATTGCGTTTGCTACTTCCGGCGGCAGTGGAATCGGCAAGGCTGAAGATAGTATGAAAGCGCATTGTCCGGATGCAAATTGGGCGAAGGGAAAATTATTGAATGGTTCCGATGCAGCAAAATGGGCAAAACGTATTCTTAACTCATAA
- a CDS encoding dihydrofolate reductase family protein: MKKPNIICHMMTSIDGRIDCEMVGQLTGVKEYYTTLEELNLSSTLSGRVTAQLELAMPGVFQAGKSELFGKEGFSKKVEADGYEVIVDTKGTLLWEDDTEAIKPHVIITSEQVSIEYLEYLDTRNISWIACGREKIDLARAMEILIEKFGVERLGIVGGPAINSAFLDAGLLDEISILIGLGIDGRQGMPAVFDGFSKDKEPIPIELKTVKTYENGAVWLRYQTSK, translated from the coding sequence ATGAAAAAACCCAACATTATTTGTCATATGATGACATCAATTGATGGGAGAATTGACTGTGAAATGGTTGGACAGCTGACGGGTGTGAAGGAGTATTACACTACGCTGGAAGAATTAAACCTGTCTTCTACGCTGAGCGGCAGGGTGACGGCACAATTGGAACTGGCAATGCCGGGGGTATTTCAAGCTGGGAAAAGCGAGTTATTCGGGAAAGAGGGATTTTCCAAAAAGGTTGAAGCGGATGGCTATGAGGTCATCGTGGATACGAAGGGAACGCTGTTATGGGAAGACGATACGGAAGCAATTAAGCCACATGTAATCATCACCAGTGAACAGGTTTCCATAGAGTATCTGGAATACCTTGATACAAGAAATATCTCATGGATTGCCTGTGGCAGAGAGAAAATCGACCTTGCCAGAGCTATGGAAATACTTATAGAGAAATTTGGAGTAGAAAGACTGGGGATTGTTGGCGGACCGGCTATCAACAGTGCATTCCTCGATGCCGGATTATTAGATGAAATCAGCATTTTGATTGGCTTAGGGATTGATGGGAGGCAGGGGATGCCGGCAGTATTTGATGGATTCTCTAAAGATAAAGAACCTATTCCAATAGAGTTAAAGACCGTCAAAACATATGAAAACGGTGCGGTATGGCTCCGGTATCAGACCTCAAAATAA
- a CDS encoding histidine kinase dimerization/phospho-acceptor domain-containing protein has protein sequence MTGISHDLRTPLTSISGYLDDLVEGIADTPEKRMRYLQAIQTRTGNLVSLVDSLSEYSRLDNGFRYHMEASDFREFVEHYLETLRPDAEQKASQCVRQVDSGASESYLIFNEKV, from the coding sequence ATCACAGGGATTTCCCACGATCTGCGCACACCCCTGACCTCCATCAGTGGCTATCTGGATGATCTGGTGGAGGGGATTGCTGACACTCCGGAAAAAAGAATGCGCTACCTGCAGGCGATTCAGACCAGAACTGGAAATCTGGTGAGCCTGGTAGACAGCCTTTCTGAGTACAGCAGGCTGGATAATGGATTTCGGTATCATATGGAGGCGTCAGACTTCAGGGAGTTTGTGGAGCACTATCTGGAAACCTTAAGACCTGACGCAGAACAAAAAGCTTCGCAGTGCGTTAGACAGGTGGATTCAGGGGCTTCAGAATCATATCTTATTTTTAATGAAAAGGTGTAA
- a CDS encoding HAMP domain-containing protein, whose translation MTIKKKIRLSNIMMVLIPIIFTAIVINVCLHTSLGSFWYTLEAMYSDENSIQFAQSMIYTYQQELWENNWGQGEHTDTSGEIRKSDEMYHLENKLSGMGYQFMITKNEKLIYTNLTEEDMQAARSVAGDSIDTAKTLTASRHEVSVIKNTFYRGEKTFCITAVHRQKTDQGVVNYLKNYILRYLYGIILFFIVLTLLVNGFTSWWISGSILKPLRQLSMGTKEIREGNLDTRIEYRKKDEFGQVCMDFEEMRAYLKESVEQRLGDEKKTRSYHRDFPRSAHTPDLHQWLSG comes from the coding sequence TTGACAATTAAGAAAAAGATCAGGCTGTCCAATATTATGATGGTTTTAATACCGATTATATTTACAGCAATCGTAATCAATGTCTGTCTGCATACATCGCTTGGCAGTTTCTGGTATACATTGGAAGCTATGTACAGTGATGAGAACAGCATACAGTTTGCCCAGAGCATGATTTATACTTATCAGCAGGAGCTGTGGGAGAATAACTGGGGGCAGGGGGAACATACGGATACATCAGGCGAAATCAGGAAAAGTGATGAGATGTATCATCTGGAGAATAAACTGTCCGGAATGGGATATCAGTTCATGATTACGAAAAATGAAAAACTGATTTATACAAACCTTACGGAAGAGGATATGCAGGCCGCCCGTTCGGTGGCAGGGGATTCCATTGACACAGCAAAGACATTGACTGCCAGCAGACATGAAGTATCCGTTATAAAAAACACATTTTACCGCGGTGAAAAGACATTCTGTATTACGGCAGTCCACCGCCAGAAGACGGATCAGGGCGTGGTGAATTACCTGAAAAATTATATTCTCAGATACCTGTATGGGATTATCCTCTTCTTCATTGTATTGACGCTGCTTGTAAATGGGTTCACATCCTGGTGGATATCCGGAAGTATCTTAAAGCCTTTGAGACAGCTCAGCATGGGTACAAAAGAGATTCGGGAGGGGAATCTGGATACCCGGATAGAATACCGGAAAAAAGATGAATTTGGACAAGTATGCATGGATTTTGAAGAAATGCGGGCTTACCTGAAGGAATCTGTAGAACAGCGTCTGGGAGACGAAAAAAAGACGCGCTCTTATCACAGGGATTTCCCACGATCTGCGCACACCCCTGACCTCCATCAGTGGCTATCTGGATGA
- a CDS encoding aldo/keto reductase, producing the protein MQYKEYKDGIRISRLGMGVMRLPVEDQDDSKIQYEKAKAIIDCCMKSGINYYDTAYIYHGGKSEEFLGRALAEYTRSSFYLADKFNLQANPDYRAQFAQQLERLQMKYIDFYLLHGIQDSFADTMLACGCIAYFDTMKKQGKIKYLGFSYHGSPEKLLEILKAYPWDFVQIQLNYYDWYYGDAKQLYEILAKAQIPVMVMEPVHGGMLANLKEEAGRELKAATPEASLASWAMRWAMDLENVQVVLSGMSDEAQVFDNIDTFEKAVPLTGEEQEKIKTAARIQYSALAVACTGCRYCCPDCPIGLDIPLLLKSYNEAKLGGAWRLNSLKAVVQEKQPAACVGCGSCKEHCPQGFDIPKYMDEMKAMMGSI; encoded by the coding sequence ATGCAATATAAAGAATATAAGGATGGTATCCGCATTTCCAGACTGGGTATGGGAGTTATGAGACTGCCAGTAGAAGATCAGGATGATTCAAAGATTCAGTATGAGAAAGCAAAAGCAATTATTGACTGCTGTATGAAGAGTGGCATCAACTATTATGATACCGCTTATATCTATCATGGAGGCAAGTCAGAAGAGTTTTTAGGCAGGGCATTAGCTGAATACACACGCAGTAGTTTCTATTTGGCGGATAAATTCAATCTGCAGGCAAACCCGGATTACCGTGCACAATTTGCGCAGCAGTTGGAACGGCTTCAAATGAAATATATTGATTTTTATCTCCTGCATGGGATTCAGGATAGTTTTGCGGATACCATGTTAGCGTGTGGTTGTATAGCCTATTTCGACACCATGAAAAAACAAGGGAAAATCAAATATCTTGGTTTTTCTTATCATGGCAGTCCGGAAAAACTTTTGGAAATATTAAAAGCCTATCCGTGGGATTTCGTACAAATCCAGTTAAATTATTATGACTGGTATTATGGAGACGCAAAGCAGTTATATGAAATATTGGCTAAAGCGCAAATTCCGGTTATGGTCATGGAGCCAGTTCATGGAGGAATGCTTGCAAATCTGAAGGAAGAGGCAGGCAGAGAATTAAAGGCAGCAACGCCGGAGGCGTCTCTGGCTTCCTGGGCAATGAGATGGGCGATGGATCTTGAAAATGTACAGGTTGTTTTAAGTGGGATGAGTGATGAAGCTCAGGTATTTGATAACATAGATACCTTTGAAAAAGCAGTCCCCCTTACAGGAGAAGAACAAGAAAAAATAAAAACGGCTGCAAGGATTCAGTATTCTGCCTTGGCGGTAGCATGTACAGGCTGCCGTTATTGCTGTCCGGATTGTCCCATTGGATTGGATATTCCCTTACTGCTTAAATCTTACAATGAAGCAAAACTTGGTGGTGCATGGCGCCTCAATAGTTTAAAAGCTGTCGTACAAGAAAAGCAGCCAGCTGCCTGTGTGGGATGCGGTTCTTGCAAAGAACACTGCCCACAGGGATTTGACATTCCAAAATACATGGATGAAATGAAAGCTATGATGGGCAGCATTTAG
- a CDS encoding SDR family NAD(P)-dependent oxidoreductase, with protein sequence MEAKMLEGKVAVITGASYGMGQTMAELFAEEGASVVLTARGKAKLDQAVEGICKRGGKAIGIVADTCSTADTKKVMEKAIETFGDLDILINNAGIGEQKMIDETDDEWMMQVMNTNLGGPMRYIREALKIFMPKNEGIIINISSVNGNRPFCGATYTSTKGALNTLTKNVAMRLIDTNIRCNAVAPGATITPAHLANKAGEQPGGNEMLKYSGHYVYFPGPECEAMDQAYACLYLASKMGRAVRGQVLQVCNGAFL encoded by the coding sequence ATGGAAGCAAAAATGTTAGAAGGAAAAGTTGCGGTTATTACCGGGGCAAGCTATGGAATGGGACAGACCATGGCGGAACTTTTTGCAGAGGAAGGTGCCAGTGTTGTCCTGACCGCCAGAGGAAAGGCGAAACTGGATCAGGCAGTAGAGGGAATTTGCAAAAGGGGTGGAAAGGCAATTGGAATTGTTGCGGATACCTGTTCCACGGCAGACACAAAGAAGGTTATGGAGAAGGCAATAGAGACTTTTGGAGACTTGGATATCCTGATTAATAACGCAGGAATCGGCGAACAGAAGATGATTGACGAGACCGATGATGAATGGATGATGCAGGTAATGAACACCAATCTGGGAGGACCGATGAGGTATATCAGAGAAGCATTAAAGATATTCATGCCTAAAAATGAAGGGATCATTATAAATATTTCTTCTGTAAATGGAAACCGTCCTTTCTGCGGCGCAACTTATACTTCTACAAAAGGCGCATTGAACACGTTGACAAAAAATGTGGCAATGCGGCTGATCGATACAAATATCAGGTGTAACGCCGTAGCACCCGGGGCAACAATCACACCGGCACACCTTGCCAACAAGGCGGGAGAGCAGCCGGGAGGAAATGAAATGCTGAAATACAGCGGCCATTATGTTTATTTTCCGGGTCCGGAATGTGAAGCAATGGATCAGGCATATGCCTGCCTGTATCTGGCCAGCAAGATGGGCAGAGCTGTCCGTGGGCAGGTGCTGCAGGTCTGCAATGGTGCGTTTCTGTAA
- a CDS encoding flavodoxin family protein — protein MKKNILIISTSLRKGSNSERLADEFMSGAKAAGHSVEKIEIRDKKIDFCRGCLACQHTGKCVIGDDANTIAGKMLTADAIVFATPVYYYEMSGQMKTILDRANPLYFADYRFRKIYLLATAADEYEDAVNGALTGLNGWISCFEKASLAGTVFAGGVDKSDEMEQHPALEKAYRMGKGV, from the coding sequence ATGAAAAAGAATATTTTAATCATTTCAACCAGTCTGCGAAAAGGGAGCAATTCAGAACGTTTGGCTGATGAATTTATGAGCGGGGCCAAGGCAGCGGGTCATTCTGTAGAGAAGATAGAAATCCGAGATAAAAAGATTGATTTCTGCCGGGGCTGTCTTGCCTGTCAGCACACAGGAAAATGTGTCATTGGAGATGATGCCAATACCATTGCCGGGAAAATGCTGACGGCAGATGCAATCGTATTTGCCACGCCTGTTTATTATTACGAGATGAGCGGGCAGATGAAAACCATACTCGACCGGGCTAACCCGCTTTATTTTGCAGATTACAGGTTCCGGAAAATTTATCTGCTGGCAACAGCGGCAGACGAATATGAGGATGCTGTGAACGGAGCGCTTACAGGGCTGAACGGATGGATTTCCTGTTTTGAAAAAGCGTCTCTTGCAGGAACCGTATTTGCAGGCGGAGTGGATAAATCGGATGAGATGGAACAACATCCGGCTCTGGAAAAAGCATATCGTATGGGAAAAGGAGTATAA